Sequence from the Coriobacteriia bacterium genome:
TGTACGCCGAGTTCGCATTACGAATGCGAGTCAGCATATCGGCGATGGGGTCGGTCATGCTCATGTGATTCCTCCTATGGTCCGGGATGATCCGGTCCGTGGTTCGCGCAGGCCCGTGGCCGGCACGCCTATCGGGTCGGGTCTCCTCAGTTCGTCCGGCCTACCAGCTGGCCTTGTGGACGCCCGGGAGCTCGCCTCGGCTCGCAAGTTCGCGCACGCAGATTCGGCAAAGGCCGAACTGACGGTAGAACGCGCGGGGCCTGCCGCAACGGGTGCAGCGGTTGTGCTGCCGCGTCGAGAACTTCGGCTCGCGCTTGGCCTTGGCGATCATCGACTTCTTAGCCACTTCTTCCTCCTTGTCACGGCGACCTTGGGGTCACCGGTGGACAACTCTATCGCTTGAACGGGAACCCGAAAGCGTCGAGCAGTGCCTTCGCGTTTTCGTTGGTCTTTCCAGTCGTGACAAACGTGATGTCCATACCGCGGACACGGTCGACCTTGTCGTAGTCGACCTCGGCAAAGATGAGCTGCTCGGTGACGCCCATCGAGTAGTTGCCGCGGCCGTCAAAGGAGTTCGGGTTCAGACCGCGGAAGTCGCGAACGCGCGGGATGGCGGTCGCGAGCAGACGGTCCAGGAACTCCCACATGCGGTCGCCGCGAAGAGTGACCTTCGCACCGATCGGCATGCCCTGACGGATCTTGAAGCCAGCGATCGACTTCTTGGCCCGCGTGATCGTCGGCGCCTGGCCGGTGATCAGACGCAGGTCCTCGACCGCCGCGTCGAGCTGCTTGGTGTCCTGCACAGCCGCGCCAACACCCATGTTGACGACGATCTTGGTCAGGCGCGGTACCTCGTTGACGTTGCCGAGGGCGAGCTGCTCCTTGAGAGCAGGTACGACCTGGCTGTTGTACTTCTCTTTGAGCCTCGGTGCCATGTTCGTGTTCCTCCAGATGGGGTTCTCAGCGCAGGATTTCCGACCCTACGCCTCCTCGCTCGCGGGGGAGCGGGGAGCCTTATCTAATCGATATCGTTGCCGCACTTCTTGCAGACGCGGACGCGATTGCCGTCTTCACGCTTGCGGCCGATGCGGGTGGCCTGAGAGCACTTCGGGCAAACGATCGCCACGTTCGAGACATGCATGGGCGCCTCGATCTCGAGGATGCCGCCCTTGGGGTTCTTCTGGGTCGGGCGCGTGGCCTTCTTCATCATGTTGACGCGCTCGAGTACGACGCGCTCATTGTGAGGGTAGACCGCGAGGACTTTGGCTTCCTTGCCCTTGTCCTTGCCAGCCAGTACGCGGACCTTGTCGCCCGTGCGGATGCTCAGCTTGGTCATCTTTCCATCCTCCTTAGAGCACCTCAGGCGCGAGCGAGACGATCTTCATGTACTTGCGGTCGCGCAGTTCACGAGCGACCGGGCCGAAGATACGCGTGCCACGCGGATTGCCCTGCGCGTCGATGATGACGGCAGCGTTGTCGTCGAACTTGATGTAGGAGCCGTCAGCGCGACGGACCTCCTTCTTGCATCGGACGACGACCGCCTTGACGACCTCGCCCTTCTTGATCGCCCCGTTAGGGATCGCTTCTTTCACCGTGACGACGATTACGTCGCCCACTCGCGCATAACGCCGCTTCGAGCCGCCGAGTACCTTGATGCACAGCACTTTGCGTGCACCAGAGTTGTCGGCGACCTTCAACCGGGACTCTGCC
This genomic interval carries:
- the rplX gene encoding 50S ribosomal protein L24, coding for MTKLSIRTGDKVRVLAGKDKGKEAKVLAVYPHNERVVLERVNMMKKATRPTQKNPKGGILEIEAPMHVSNVAIVCPKCSQATRIGRKREDGNRVRVCKKCGNDID
- the rplN gene encoding 50S ribosomal protein L14 — translated: MIQAESRLKVADNSGARKVLCIKVLGGSKRRYARVGDVIVVTVKEAIPNGAIKKGEVVKAVVVRCKKEVRRADGSYIKFDDNAAVIIDAQGNPRGTRIFGPVARELRDRKYMKIVSLAPEVL
- a CDS encoding type Z 30S ribosomal protein S14 — its product is MAKKSMIAKAKREPKFSTRQHNRCTRCGRPRAFYRQFGLCRICVRELASRGELPGVHKASW
- the rplE gene encoding 50S ribosomal protein L5 produces the protein MAPRLKEKYNSQVVPALKEQLALGNVNEVPRLTKIVVNMGVGAAVQDTKQLDAAVEDLRLITGQAPTITRAKKSIAGFKIRQGMPIGAKVTLRGDRMWEFLDRLLATAIPRVRDFRGLNPNSFDGRGNYSMGVTEQLIFAEVDYDKVDRVRGMDITFVTTGKTNENAKALLDAFGFPFKR